The genomic DNA TGGGGAGGCACCTTGGCCAGCACGCTGGCGGTGCACAGCACCTTGGTATCGCCAAAGGCACTCAGGACAGCACCTTCGGCGTGACGGGTGTAGTGGCGGGTCAGGGTAATAGGGCGCAGCGCATCGGCTGCGCGTCCGCTGGATCGCATGTGGGGGTTTTCTCGGGAATCGGTTCAGGACCGGATTTTAACGCCGCAGGGCGCCGCGTGCGCGTCCGGCATCAATTCCCCCACAGGGAACCGCGAATTCCCGCGTCATTGCGGCGCGGGCGGTACTTTAGCCCGGAATCACGCCGGTTTCAGGGGCGGGCGCCGCCGCGCTAGCTCAGCCTCAGCGCATGAAATTGCTGGTCTTGTCGATCGCTGCGCGGATCTCGGCGATGGAGCGCTCGATCTCCTCCTCGGAGAGCAGGTCGGTATCGCCGCCATTGTTCTCCAGGATCGAGGTGGTGAACGTATTGAGCGGCAGGGTCTCGGTGGCGACCGAGTCCTCATTGGACAGTTGGGCGTCGAGCTCCCACATCATGGCGATGGCGGTCGTGTTGTCGGCGCCGTCGCCGGCATTGTGCAGTGCCTGCTCGATCAGGTCCGGAATCGCATGCACCACGGACAGGTTGGTGACCTTCTCCACCAGCAGTTGCTCTTCGATGCTGCCCCACAGCCCGTCGGAGCACAGCAGGGCCACGTCGCCCGGCTCCAGCCGCAGCGGGCCGCCGATATCGATCAGCGGCAGGTTGGGCGAGCCGAGGCAGTTGTAGAGCTTGTTGCGCTCGGGGTGGTTGGCCACCTCCATCGGCAGCACGCGCTCCTGCTGCAGCAGGTTCTCGATCTTGGAGTGGTCGCGCGTGCGGGTCAGCAGATTGCCTTTGCGCACCAGGTAGAGCCGCGAATCGCCGGCGTGGGCCCAGTGGATCTGGCCGTTCTGGACCAGGCAGCAGACCACGGTGGTACGCGGGACGTCGGCCAGCTGGTTGGCTTCGGCATAGCGATGGATTTCCCGGTGGGCCAGCATGATGGTGTCCTGCAGGAAATCGGCAGGATTGCGGATCGAGGGCCGGGCCTGGGCCTGGAACTGGCGTGCCAGGGTCTGCAAGGCTTGTTGCGCGGCGACTTCGCCTAGCGCGTGGCCGCCCAGGCCATCGGCCAGCACCATCAACAGGGCATCCCGCGTGAAGCAATAGCCCATGCGGTCCTGGTTGATGCGGCGGCCGCCTTTTCTGCTTTCCTGGTAGACGGAGAATCGCATGGTGGCTGTAGGGGGTCAGTTCTTGAGAGACGGCGGCGCCATCTGCGCGCCCCACCGGCACAGCGTGCGGGCGGGCCGCGAGGCGACGGTTCTCATCATAGTTGTTAATGGTGGCAGAGGGTGGCGCAGGGAGGAGGTCTGCACACGGCGCATGGAGGGCGCTTCTGTGCTTTATTCGCCGCTCGAGCCGGCCTCCTTGGCCTGGATGGCGGCGGCAGGTTCCTCGCGCTTGCGCAGCAGCGTCAGGAACCGGCTTGCGAGGGGCGCTCGGCGGCGGCGGCCGCGGCGGGCGCGGCCGCCTGCTCGCCCAGTGCATTGGTCTGTTCGCGCAACTCCTTTTGCAGCCGGAACACGCTCTGCGGCCGCTCGGACGGGGTCAGGCGCAGGCACCATTCGACCAGGTCAACCAGGCCGTTGGTATAGCTGGCGCGCAGCCGCGTGATGGAGTCCGCCATGCGGTCGTCCTTCTCGCGCTGGTTGGCCTCCTGGGGCGGCATGCCGGCCATGCAGGCATAGAGCGTGGCGCCGAGGCTGTAGATGTCGGTCCACGGCCCCAGTTCGGAATGCTTGCCGTACAGTTCCGGCGCGGCAAAGCCCGGCGTGTACATGGGCTGGAAGCGCGCCGCTTCCATGGTCAGGATCTGGCGGGCGGCGCCAAAATCCAGCAGGATGGGCGATTCGTCTTCGCGCAGGTAGATGTTGCCGGGCTTGATATCCAGGTGCAGCAGCTTGTGGATATGCACCTCGCGCAGGCCGCTCATCAGGTCGTGGAAGACCTTGCGGATGAAGTGTTCGCGCAGCACCTTGGCGCGGCCTTGCTGGCGCGCGTGCAGGATGTGTTCCTGCAGCGTCTTGCCCAGCTCGTAGTTCATCACCATGTAGACGGTGGAATTCTCACGGAAGAAATTCACCACGCGCACCACGCTGGGATGCGAAATCTTCGCCAGCGAGCGGCCTTCCTCAAAGAAATACTTGAGCCCCAGCCGGAACGACGCCGCGCTTTCCTCGGGCACCACGGGGATCAGTTCGCCAGGCTTGCGGCGTGCCAGCGACGACGGCAGGTACTCCTTGATCGCGACAGGGGAGCCGGTCTCGTCGGTAGCTAGGTAGACGAAACTGAACCCCCCGCTGGCCAACTTCTTTACAATACGATAGTTGGACAGCAGCGTGCCGATGGGCAGCGGTGCGCTCTTTGGAGGTGATGCGCCCTTTGGCTCTGTCATAGGATTCGGGACCTTGATTGCCTCCGGATTGTCCTGACTAATCGATGACTTGTAAAGAACACTATAGCGGCCATTTTGGCCTCTCTTTTCGGCGTTCAACCAGCGTGGTTGCGGGGCTGCCGGCTCCCCAGGCTGTTTGAAGCCAAGCGGCCAGATGGCCATTTCACGAGACTACTCAATGATCCACAGCATGACAGGCTACGGCCTGGCGACGCGCCAGGCGCCGCTGACGGACGCGCAAGGCGCGCCCACCGGCAGGACCGCATCCGTTTCGGTGGAGTTCCGCACGGTCAATTCGCGATTCCTCGACCTGTTTTTCCGGGCTCCCGAAGAATGCCGAGCCTTCGAGCCGGCGCTGCGGGAAATGCTCATGGCGAAGCTGTCGCGCGGCAAGCTGGAATGCCGCATCAACCTGCAGCGCGCCGATGCCGGCGCCGGCGGCACCACGCTGGCGCTCAACGATGCCTTGCTGGCGCAGATCCGCTCGATCGAGGCCACGGTAGCGGGCACCTTCACCGAGGCGGGCTCGCTGCGCATGGGCGAGATCCTGCGCTGGCCCGGCGTGCTGGTGGAACCCGAATTGTCGCAGGACGCCCTGCGCGAGGCCGTGACGGGCGCGGCCAAGGAAGCGCTGGGCCAGTTGCTGGAAGCGCGCCGCCGCGAGGGTGACGCGCTCAAGGCCACCTTGGACGAGCGCATCGAATCCATGCTGGCCATCGTC from Cupriavidus sp. D39 includes the following:
- a CDS encoding YicC/YloC family endoribonuclease yields the protein MIHSMTGYGLATRQAPLTDAQGAPTGRTASVSVEFRTVNSRFLDLFFRAPEECRAFEPALREMLMAKLSRGKLECRINLQRADAGAGGTTLALNDALLAQIRSIEATVAGTFTEAGSLRMGEILRWPGVLVEPELSQDALREAVTGAAKEALGQLLEARRREGDALKATLDERIESMLAIVERLTPTIPQLIAHHQDKLTERLQEAFNLVAPGGMPSMSRDEIGERIRQEATVYGIRIDIAEELSRLQAHLNETSHILKKGGQVGKRLDFMMQELNREANTLGSKSAAKELADAAMELKLLIEQMREQIQNLE
- a CDS encoding PP2C family protein-serine/threonine phosphatase, which codes for MRFSVYQESRKGGRRINQDRMGYCFTRDALLMVLADGLGGHALGEVAAQQALQTLARQFQAQARPSIRNPADFLQDTIMLAHREIHRYAEANQLADVPRTTVVCCLVQNGQIHWAHAGDSRLYLVRKGNLLTRTRDHSKIENLLQQERVLPMEVANHPERNKLYNCLGSPNLPLIDIGGPLRLEPGDVALLCSDGLWGSIEEQLLVEKVTNLSVVHAIPDLIEQALHNAGDGADNTTAIAMMWELDAQLSNEDSVATETLPLNTFTTSILENNGGDTDLLSEEEIERSIAEIRAAIDKTSNFMR